From one Nitrososphaerota archaeon genomic stretch:
- the alaS gene encoding alanine--tRNA ligase, which produces MMKAALKSKFSSDHKRYYEVELFRQKGFIRKQCVKCGRYFWTLDPDRVVCPEPPCQHYEFLGDPPTNRRFDYIDAWRQVESFFVKNGHTSIKRYPVVCRWRPDLFFTVASIIDFQRIEGGKVVFDMPANPLIVPQMCLRFNDIQNVGVSGKHYSSFCMIGQHSISDEGKGYWKDRCVDLDFELLTGPFGIPPEEVVFTEDVWLGYGAFGYSLEYNVRGLELGNSVFTEFEGTPEDYRVMREKVIDMGAGLERFSWITQGTPTSYDAVFGPALKQMMARCNIEYDPEFYLRYARLAGVLNLDEISDLKEEKAKIAKELGISEKDLHRQTAGLEALYAVADHTRSLVFAISDGGLPSNVGGGYNLRVVLRRALGFLDEFGWNLTLEEVANWHIDYLMAMYPELDERRNEIAKILEVEEQRYRNTVERIDKLVGSMAKTQKKPSEDELIQLYDSEGITPDMLKKHGLPIEVPQDFYAKVTERHMMEREEKMPQKFDVERISPTRLLFYEDQDLFEFNAKVLKIFDNQYIILDATAFYPRSGGQEPDLGFIGGFEVEDVEKYGNVVLHRLKKSQLNEGQTIRCKVDAHRRSVLTRHHTATHLVNGAAQKTLGSWIWQHSAFKGVDKARLDITHYAHLTREELDRIESVANSAILMNLPVIKEILPRSQAEQKYGFRLYQGGVVPMRELRILNISGWDVEACGGTHTSRTGDIGFIKILRSERVQDGVERIEFVAGEPALSYIQAREGMLSEISDILEAPQDKAVKATYEIKKTAEDLKKRQRQLIKRLSTYEIEDISKRVTEINGLKLYMSSDEGLDEEYHVTVGEEAIKADPSLIYCGFTAVNGSVRLFVFCGEAARKKGLKAGELVRDIAKVLGGSGGGDPRFGQGGGRSAEKIGEAMDAAKRAVSSSLKGSKAKK; this is translated from the coding sequence ATGATGAAGGCGGCTCTAAAGTCCAAGTTTTCCTCCGACCATAAACGGTACTATGAGGTCGAGCTGTTCCGGCAGAAAGGCTTCATTAGAAAACAGTGCGTTAAGTGTGGACGCTACTTCTGGACGCTGGATCCTGATAGAGTGGTCTGTCCTGAGCCTCCTTGTCAGCACTACGAGTTCCTAGGCGATCCTCCGACTAACCGGCGGTTCGACTATATTGATGCTTGGCGTCAGGTTGAGAGTTTCTTTGTTAAGAACGGACATACAAGCATTAAACGCTACCCTGTAGTGTGCCGGTGGCGGCCTGATCTCTTCTTCACAGTCGCTTCAATAATTGATTTTCAAAGGATCGAGGGCGGCAAAGTTGTCTTCGATATGCCTGCGAACCCGCTCATCGTCCCACAGATGTGTCTACGCTTCAATGATATTCAGAACGTAGGGGTCTCCGGTAAACACTACTCCTCTTTCTGCATGATTGGGCAGCACAGCATTTCGGATGAGGGGAAGGGTTACTGGAAGGATCGTTGCGTCGACTTGGACTTTGAGCTTCTCACCGGCCCCTTCGGCATCCCCCCTGAAGAGGTGGTTTTCACCGAGGACGTCTGGCTTGGATACGGTGCCTTCGGCTACAGCCTCGAGTACAACGTTAGAGGTCTTGAGCTAGGCAATTCTGTTTTCACCGAGTTCGAGGGAACCCCTGAGGATTACAGGGTGATGAGGGAGAAGGTCATTGATATGGGCGCCGGGTTAGAGCGTTTTAGCTGGATTACGCAGGGCACCCCAACCAGTTACGACGCGGTCTTCGGCCCCGCTTTGAAGCAGATGATGGCTCGCTGCAACATCGAGTATGATCCAGAGTTCTATCTACGGTATGCGCGGCTTGCAGGTGTCCTTAACCTTGACGAGATCTCTGATTTGAAGGAGGAGAAGGCCAAGATCGCTAAGGAGCTAGGAATCTCTGAGAAGGATTTGCATAGGCAGACCGCTGGACTTGAGGCGCTGTACGCTGTGGCGGATCACACACGAAGCTTGGTCTTCGCAATATCGGACGGAGGGTTACCTAGCAACGTCGGCGGCGGCTACAATCTGCGGGTGGTGTTGAGACGCGCGCTGGGCTTTCTCGACGAGTTCGGTTGGAATCTGACGCTTGAAGAGGTTGCTAACTGGCATATCGATTACCTCATGGCGATGTACCCTGAGCTGGATGAGCGTCGAAACGAAATAGCAAAAATCCTTGAGGTTGAGGAGCAAAGGTATCGGAACACTGTGGAGCGGATAGACAAACTCGTAGGCAGCATGGCTAAGACACAGAAGAAACCGAGTGAAGATGAACTGATACAGCTCTATGACTCGGAGGGGATTACCCCTGATATGCTGAAGAAGCACGGTCTCCCAATAGAGGTGCCTCAGGACTTCTATGCAAAGGTCACCGAGCGCCACATGATGGAGCGTGAAGAGAAGATGCCTCAGAAGTTCGATGTTGAACGAATATCTCCTACGCGACTACTCTTCTACGAGGATCAGGATCTCTTCGAGTTCAATGCGAAGGTTCTGAAAATATTCGACAACCAGTACATCATTCTAGACGCAACCGCCTTCTACCCGCGCTCAGGTGGACAGGAACCGGATCTGGGATTCATCGGCGGCTTCGAGGTCGAAGATGTCGAGAAGTACGGTAATGTAGTGCTTCACCGGCTCAAGAAGTCCCAGCTCAACGAGGGGCAGACAATCCGGTGCAAGGTTGACGCTCATAGACGCAGCGTCCTCACTCGGCATCACACCGCCACCCATCTGGTGAACGGGGCGGCCCAGAAGACCTTGGGATCATGGATCTGGCAACATTCAGCCTTCAAAGGTGTCGATAAGGCGAGGCTGGACATCACTCACTACGCTCACCTTACACGTGAGGAACTAGATCGGATAGAGTCAGTGGCTAACAGTGCCATCCTGATGAATTTGCCTGTGATTAAGGAGATACTTCCGAGGAGTCAGGCGGAGCAGAAGTACGGCTTCAGGCTCTATCAAGGAGGTGTTGTGCCGATGAGGGAGCTTAGGATACTGAATATCTCAGGCTGGGACGTTGAGGCCTGCGGCGGGACTCACACCTCCAGAACCGGTGATATAGGTTTCATCAAGATTCTTAGAAGCGAGCGTGTTCAGGACGGGGTCGAAAGGATAGAGTTCGTTGCAGGTGAACCTGCTCTCTCATACATTCAGGCAAGAGAGGGCATGCTGAGTGAGATCTCCGACATACTTGAGGCTCCTCAAGACAAGGCGGTCAAGGCTACTTACGAGATTAAGAAGACCGCTGAGGACTTGAAGAAGCGGCAGAGGCAGCTGATCAAACGGCTCTCCACCTATGAGATTGAAGATATCTCTAAGCGTGTCACCGAAATCAACGGGTTGAAGCTGTACATGTCTTCTGATGAAGGGCTTGACGAAGAGTATCACGTAACGGTCGGTGAAGAAGCAATCAAAGCGGATCCCAGCCTGATATACTGCGGCTTCACGGCGGTCAACGGAAGTGTCAGGTTGTTCGTCTTCTGCGGTGAAGCGGCTAGAAAGAAAGGGTTGAAGGCCGGTGAGCTAGTTCGAGACATTGCGAAGGTTCTAGGCGGCTCAGGCGGCGGTGACCCGAGGTTCGGGCAGGGTGGCGGCCGCAGCGCTGAGAAGATTGGAGAAGCAATGGATGCCGCTAAACGTGCAGTGTCATCCTCGCTCAAGGGAAGCAAAGCTAAGAAGTAG
- a CDS encoding archaemetzincin family Zn-dependent metalloprotease — MPDILLLPIHCKDRLILRNIQQAVSQTFPGFSCHIGPESGSLLNYCFDSKRSQYNASILLQNIASQLESPLSADYFLGVADADLYVPELNYVFGLANPQVRAGVISLYRLKPEYFGGAPDTVLYIDRVVKEAIHELGHVFGLPHDRNPDCVMFFSNSIVDTDRKSSKFCSSCRASLENTLHP; from the coding sequence TTGCCGGATATCCTGCTTCTCCCAATTCACTGTAAGGATAGACTGATCCTGCGTAACATCCAGCAGGCTGTTTCACAAACCTTCCCAGGCTTTTCATGCCACATTGGGCCGGAGTCAGGGTCTCTTCTCAACTATTGCTTCGACTCTAAACGTAGCCAGTACAACGCCTCGATTCTACTTCAAAACATCGCTAGCCAGTTAGAATCGCCTCTTTCAGCAGATTATTTTCTCGGAGTCGCTGACGCTGATCTTTACGTCCCGGAGTTAAACTACGTCTTCGGATTAGCTAATCCGCAGGTTCGAGCTGGGGTTATCTCACTTTATCGTCTGAAACCTGAGTATTTCGGCGGAGCGCCTGATACTGTGCTTTACATAGATAGGGTGGTAAAGGAGGCGATTCACGAGCTAGGGCATGTCTTCGGGCTGCCTCACGATCGAAATCCTGACTGCGTGATGTTCTTCTCAAACAGTATAGTTGATACTGATCGGAAGAGCAGCAAGTTCTGCTCCTCGTGTCGAGCCAGCCTCGAGAACACGTTGCACCCATGA
- the rpl12p gene encoding 50S ribosomal protein P1 has protein sequence MESVYAALLLHKLNKEVNEENLKKVLQAAGAQPDEVKTKALVAALSEVNIDEALKSAVVAAAPAAAPAEAAPKAEAKKEEKKEEKKEEEALAGLSSLFG, from the coding sequence ATGGAGTCTGTATATGCCGCACTGCTGCTTCACAAGCTCAACAAAGAGGTAAACGAAGAGAACCTAAAGAAGGTTCTACAAGCCGCTGGAGCACAGCCCGACGAAGTCAAAACTAAGGCCCTTGTTGCAGCCCTCAGCGAAGTAAACATCGATGAGGCATTAAAGAGCGCAGTCGTAGCTGCCGCACCGGCTGCAGCACCAGCTGAAGCCGCGCCGAAAGCAGAAGCTAAGAAGGAAGAGAAGAAGGAAGAGAAGAAGGAAGAAGAAGCGCTCGCAGGACTCTCAAGTCTATTCGGCTAG
- a CDS encoding 50S ribosomal protein L10 — MRTENQTYSPKKTEMLQKIKKYSEGNQVIAASKIRKVRARQMMALRKDFRGELNILVAKNTLVAMALKNSRTNIDQFLTSVKDQNALIFTNMNPFKLQLMLDKNKVDLPARAGDIATNDVILPAGNTGMPPGPVLSEFKELKVPTKIDAGNIVVTQDTAVVKVGEKISPKLAGLLAKLNLKPIKAGLSLDAAYMDGVVFHRTDLSLNLDEYQRNIQEAYNSALSLAVNSAFPTKETTPLILTQAARHARALAIEAAIPTKESLPDILSTAQLRAQTILSLAQKKGFSG, encoded by the coding sequence ATGAGGACTGAAAACCAAACCTATTCACCTAAGAAGACCGAGATGCTTCAGAAGATCAAAAAATACTCTGAAGGAAACCAGGTCATCGCAGCCTCGAAGATCCGTAAAGTTCGGGCACGCCAGATGATGGCGCTTCGAAAGGACTTCCGAGGAGAACTCAACATTCTTGTAGCCAAAAACACGCTCGTAGCTATGGCGTTAAAGAACAGCCGAACAAATATTGATCAATTCCTGACCTCAGTCAAAGACCAAAACGCATTGATCTTCACCAACATGAACCCCTTCAAGCTTCAACTAATGCTTGACAAAAACAAGGTTGATTTGCCTGCGAGAGCCGGAGACATTGCAACTAATGACGTAATCCTGCCTGCTGGTAACACAGGGATGCCGCCTGGCCCAGTTCTCAGCGAATTTAAGGAGCTGAAGGTTCCAACAAAGATCGACGCCGGCAACATCGTTGTAACACAGGATACCGCTGTCGTTAAAGTCGGTGAGAAGATTTCACCGAAGCTAGCTGGGCTTCTCGCTAAACTCAACCTGAAACCGATTAAGGCTGGATTATCGCTCGACGCAGCCTACATGGATGGTGTAGTCTTCCATAGAACTGACTTATCCCTGAATCTAGACGAGTATCAGCGCAACATCCAAGAAGCATACAACTCAGCACTGTCACTAGCAGTCAACTCAGCGTTCCCCACAAAAGAGACAACTCCACTCATCTTGACGCAAGCAGCTCGCCACGCAAGAGCCCTTGCGATAGAGGCGGCTATTCCTACAAAAGAGTCCCTGCCTGACATACTCTCAACCGCTCAGCTAAGAGCACAGACTATACTGAGCTTAGCTCAGAAGAAAGGGTTCAGCGGTTAG
- a CDS encoding 50S ribosomal protein L1, producing MNVKDFVKMAKEAREKASKKGFDQSFELIITLRDIDIKKVDLNVNEVIYLPHPFTKKPSVCIFAGGDLATRARKSGADRVIEAEELDKIASQKRQMKTIAKNYSFFLAETAFMPKIGKALGQYLGPRGKMPTPLPPNAPIEGMIQRFRTAVRIRSRKQLAVTGKVGDEKMTDEQIAENALAVLNNIERKMPSGVNNFGRVMLKLTMSKPIAMAAVS from the coding sequence GTGAACGTTAAAGACTTTGTTAAAATGGCCAAGGAGGCCAGGGAGAAGGCCAGTAAGAAGGGCTTCGACCAATCATTTGAGCTAATCATCACCCTGCGTGATATCGATATCAAAAAGGTTGATTTGAACGTCAACGAGGTAATTTACCTACCTCACCCGTTCACTAAGAAACCATCTGTCTGCATCTTCGCAGGCGGCGATTTAGCAACACGTGCAAGAAAGAGCGGCGCCGATCGCGTCATCGAAGCTGAGGAACTCGATAAAATAGCCTCACAGAAGCGACAGATGAAGACGATTGCTAAGAACTACTCATTCTTCCTAGCTGAGACCGCTTTCATGCCGAAGATCGGAAAGGCTCTCGGTCAATACCTCGGTCCAAGAGGAAAGATGCCTACGCCACTACCACCTAACGCCCCTATTGAAGGAATGATCCAACGGTTCAGAACAGCGGTCAGGATTAGAAGTAGAAAGCAGCTCGCAGTCACCGGTAAAGTAGGTGATGAGAAGATGACTGACGAGCAGATCGCTGAAAATGCTCTAGCCGTTCTTAACAACATTGAGCGGAAGATGCCGTCAGGCGTAAACAACTTCGGACGCGTCATGCTGAAGCTAACAATGTCCAAACCAATCGCAATGGCCGCGGTGAGCTAA
- a CDS encoding carboxymuconolactone decarboxylase family protein: MKKDEELSYTETLKDIEITLGTVPSLLRTLPVGVLVQEWPLFKQHQLRELNVSLRPRRLIGSAIASNVKCSYCQRFHLGVAKTTMMGDAVGSEPSKAALFASLLSRRSFLQL, from the coding sequence ATGAAAAAAGATGAAGAACTGAGTTACACGGAAACACTGAAGGATATTGAGATAACTCTCGGGACGGTGCCTAGCTTACTGAGAACTCTGCCTGTGGGCGTGCTAGTTCAGGAGTGGCCGCTCTTCAAACAGCATCAGCTAAGAGAGTTGAATGTCTCACTAAGACCCCGCCGATTAATCGGTTCAGCTATAGCTTCCAATGTCAAATGCTCATACTGTCAACGCTTCCATCTAGGAGTAGCGAAGACGACAATGATGGGAGACGCCGTCGGTAGTGAACCAAGTAAAGCTGCGCTCTTCGCAAGCCTACTCTCAAGACGAAGCTTCCTACAACTGTAA
- the carB gene encoding carbamoyl-phosphate synthase (glutamine-hydrolyzing) large subunit, with amino-acid sequence MSRPDSVRKVIVIGSGAIKIGEAGEFDYSGSQALKALREEGIESVLVNPNVATIQTDSRMADKVYFLPVTLQYVSEVIEKERPDGIFLSFGGQTALNCGVELAKEGVLEKYNVKVLGTPVAGINATEDRDLFRKTMTAAGIPVPKSRAAYSVKEAREAAKEIGYPVMVRVAYTLGGRASGVAYNEYELDEVAQRGLSNSIAHQVLVEEYLGSWKQVEYEVMRDKDDNCITVCNMENMLSMRVHTGDNIVVAPSQTLTNREYHILREAAIRATRACGIVGECNIQFALDMKSERFYAIEINARLSRSSALASKATGYPLAYVAAKLALGYTLPELSNKVTGVTTACFEPSLDYLVVKMPRWDLQKFERVNRRLGAQMKSVGEVMAIGRCFEEAIQKAIRMLEIGRVGLVGNPGEADESMDLVETGLNRPTDEILFTLIQAIKGGVSLEQIQKLSFVDRWFLEKLRNVVEIEKQIKAAGRDAPKKQLTDLIRSAKRLGFSDRQIALCLGVSEDDARSLRKQLGVTPVVKQIDTLAGEWPAQTNYLYMTYSGDVDDIEFSGGKEKAVVLGAGTYRIGSSVEFDWCTMNMVWGLKRNGMKEVIVVNCNPETVSTDYDVSDRLYFEELTLERVLDIYEKESPKGVVTCVGGQTANNLTPKLAKRGVTILGTSSRDVDMAEDRSKFSKLLDDLGMAQPQWSLFASIEEARSFAKEVGFPVMVRPSYVLSGAAMRVIWTTEHLEKFLKAAARVSPEHPVVISKFIQNAMEVELDAVSDGRDVLIGSVIEHVEKAGIHSGDAIMVAPPKGVAPKVLETLENYAGRIARALDVKGPFNIQFIVKDDTVYVIECNLRASRSMPFISKLTGVNLMDAAALAVLGRSLQPMLSLSRKKGLFGVKVPQFSFTQLEGADLFLGVEMQSTGEVACFGSSFFDALSKAMASAGYKTPRPGGNILITVGGKGMKKIILPLVETLQQLGYHILATEHTSEFFTQNGVPDVTTVFKLDEPDRKPNIVDYLVSGTLDLIINIPQSSAMEKYADMLEDEYVIRRRAVELGIPVLTNPETATVFVKSLEWMQKNKPTVDILA; translated from the coding sequence TTGAGCCGACCAGACAGTGTTCGAAAGGTTATCGTGATCGGCAGCGGAGCCATTAAGATAGGTGAAGCCGGTGAGTTCGACTACAGCGGTTCACAAGCCCTCAAGGCTCTTCGAGAGGAAGGAATCGAGTCGGTTCTGGTTAACCCGAACGTCGCCACCATCCAAACAGACAGCCGAATGGCCGATAAAGTCTACTTCCTACCGGTCACGCTTCAATACGTCTCTGAAGTGATTGAGAAAGAGAGGCCGGACGGTATCTTCCTGAGCTTCGGCGGCCAAACAGCGTTGAACTGTGGCGTCGAGCTCGCGAAGGAGGGCGTGCTTGAGAAGTATAATGTTAAGGTGCTTGGAACACCTGTCGCCGGGATCAACGCGACTGAGGACAGGGATCTCTTCAGAAAAACTATGACTGCGGCCGGGATACCGGTGCCGAAGAGCCGAGCCGCCTACTCAGTTAAGGAGGCTCGTGAAGCCGCTAAAGAGATCGGTTACCCTGTGATGGTTAGGGTCGCTTACACGCTGGGCGGCAGAGCTTCAGGTGTTGCGTATAACGAGTATGAGCTTGACGAGGTTGCTCAGCGAGGTCTCTCCAACAGCATCGCTCATCAGGTTCTGGTCGAGGAGTATCTGGGATCTTGGAAGCAGGTTGAATACGAGGTGATGCGTGATAAGGATGACAACTGTATCACCGTCTGCAACATGGAGAATATGCTGTCGATGCGGGTTCACACCGGTGACAACATCGTCGTCGCTCCCTCACAAACCCTGACAAACCGCGAGTACCATATTCTCCGGGAGGCTGCTATACGTGCGACCCGTGCCTGCGGCATCGTAGGTGAATGCAATATTCAGTTTGCCCTCGACATGAAGTCTGAGCGGTTCTACGCTATCGAGATCAATGCGCGGCTTTCACGATCATCCGCCTTGGCTTCCAAGGCGACTGGATATCCTCTAGCCTATGTGGCTGCTAAGCTTGCGTTAGGTTATACTCTTCCTGAGCTAAGCAACAAGGTTACCGGTGTGACCACTGCCTGTTTTGAGCCGTCTCTAGACTATCTTGTGGTTAAGATGCCGCGGTGGGATCTGCAGAAGTTTGAGCGTGTCAACAGGCGTCTAGGTGCACAGATGAAGTCGGTTGGCGAGGTGATGGCGATAGGCCGATGCTTCGAGGAGGCTATTCAGAAGGCTATTCGGATGCTGGAGATTGGTCGAGTGGGGCTGGTTGGGAACCCCGGTGAGGCGGATGAATCGATGGATCTGGTGGAGACCGGGTTAAACAGGCCTACTGATGAAATCCTGTTTACGCTTATACAGGCGATTAAGGGCGGGGTGTCTCTTGAGCAGATACAGAAGCTCTCATTCGTGGATAGATGGTTCCTTGAGAAGCTGAGAAACGTTGTCGAGATCGAGAAGCAGATTAAGGCAGCTGGGCGGGACGCTCCTAAAAAGCAGCTTACAGATCTTATCCGTAGCGCGAAACGGTTGGGCTTCTCCGATCGACAGATAGCACTGTGTCTAGGTGTCTCGGAGGATGATGCGCGGAGCCTCAGGAAACAGTTAGGCGTCACCCCGGTTGTGAAGCAGATCGACACATTGGCCGGTGAGTGGCCGGCGCAAACCAACTATCTCTACATGACCTACAGCGGTGATGTAGATGATATAGAGTTCAGCGGCGGCAAAGAGAAGGCCGTGGTTCTCGGCGCCGGAACATACAGGATCGGGAGTTCAGTGGAGTTTGACTGGTGCACCATGAACATGGTGTGGGGACTGAAGCGGAACGGCATGAAAGAGGTCATCGTAGTGAACTGCAACCCTGAGACGGTCTCAACCGACTACGATGTGAGTGATCGTCTCTACTTCGAGGAGCTCACCTTGGAACGTGTCCTGGATATCTACGAGAAGGAGAGCCCTAAAGGCGTAGTAACCTGCGTAGGCGGACAGACAGCTAACAACCTCACCCCTAAACTGGCTAAGCGCGGCGTCACCATCCTCGGAACAAGCAGCCGAGACGTAGACATGGCGGAGGACCGCTCAAAATTCAGCAAGCTACTCGATGATCTAGGTATGGCTCAGCCGCAGTGGAGCCTGTTCGCCTCCATCGAAGAGGCCCGGAGCTTCGCCAAAGAAGTCGGCTTCCCAGTGATGGTGAGGCCCTCTTACGTGTTAAGCGGAGCCGCTATGCGGGTGATTTGGACCACTGAGCATCTTGAAAAGTTCCTCAAGGCTGCTGCCCGGGTCAGTCCTGAGCATCCTGTAGTGATAAGCAAGTTCATTCAGAATGCGATGGAGGTGGAGCTTGACGCGGTTTCGGATGGGCGGGATGTGCTGATAGGCTCTGTTATCGAGCATGTTGAGAAGGCTGGTATACACTCAGGTGATGCTATAATGGTTGCTCCCCCGAAGGGAGTTGCTCCAAAGGTGCTTGAGACCCTTGAGAACTATGCGGGAAGAATCGCTCGGGCCTTGGATGTGAAGGGGCCGTTTAACATTCAGTTTATTGTTAAAGATGACACTGTTTACGTGATTGAGTGTAATCTCAGAGCCTCTCGCTCAATGCCGTTCATATCTAAGCTGACTGGTGTTAACCTGATGGATGCTGCGGCTCTTGCGGTCTTAGGAAGGAGTCTTCAGCCAATGCTTTCCTTGTCACGGAAGAAGGGGTTGTTCGGAGTGAAGGTTCCGCAGTTCTCGTTCACTCAGCTGGAGGGGGCTGATCTGTTCCTCGGAGTTGAGATGCAGTCGACCGGAGAGGTCGCCTGCTTCGGAAGCAGCTTCTTCGACGCGTTGAGTAAAGCAATGGCCTCCGCAGGCTACAAGACCCCTAGGCCGGGCGGCAACATCCTGATTACTGTAGGCGGCAAAGGTATGAAGAAGATCATTCTCCCACTCGTTGAGACGTTGCAGCAGCTAGGCTACCACATCCTAGCAACTGAGCATACCTCCGAGTTCTTCACACAGAACGGTGTTCCAGACGTTACAACAGTCTTTAAGCTCGATGAACCTGATAGGAAGCCGAATATCGTTGACTATCTCGTCAGTGGGACACTTGACCTCATCATCAATATCCCACAGTCCTCGGCAATGGAGAAGTACGCCGACATGCTTGAAGATGAATACGTAATCCGTCGTCGTGCCGTCGAACTCGGTATCCCAGTCCTCACCAATCCAGAAACCGCGACCGTTTTCGTCAAAAGCCTCGAATGGATGCAGAAGAACAAGCCCACCGTGGACATCCTAGCTTAA
- the carA gene encoding glutamine-hydrolyzing carbamoyl-phosphate synthase small subunit: MGYKTKDALKAKLALDDGTVIDGYGFGFPTRTTGEVVFNTGMVGYTESLTDPSYRGQILCFTYPLIGNYGVPDYAVHDEHGLPIGFESESLQVSGAIVQEVCETPNHWASKMSLDEWLRLGKVPGIYGIDTRELTKRIRVHGVMMGTLEVADKPSSDDALLESLRSSQQYGEINFVKEVSVKQPVEYGAGGKVVVLIDCGVKLSIIRELLQRGMKVIRAPYNISAEEVLKYHPDGVLISNGPGDPKRCTETIKTVQDLFRKDVPMLGICLGTQILALALGGDTFKLKYGHRGQNKPCVVAEGGRRGYVTSQNHGYAIDPKSLSGTGLRPWFVNADDKTGEGLRHENGRCISVQFHPEASPGPYDTRYVFDEFNKILKEGSL; the protein is encoded by the coding sequence ATGGGTTACAAAACAAAGGATGCGTTGAAGGCGAAGCTTGCGCTGGACGACGGAACCGTCATAGACGGCTACGGCTTCGGCTTTCCCACCCGCACTACCGGTGAAGTCGTTTTCAACACCGGCATGGTCGGTTACACCGAGTCATTGACCGATCCCTCTTACCGCGGTCAAATCCTCTGTTTCACTTACCCGTTAATCGGGAATTATGGTGTTCCTGACTACGCGGTTCACGATGAGCATGGTTTGCCGATAGGCTTCGAGTCTGAGTCGCTGCAGGTTTCCGGGGCAATTGTGCAAGAGGTCTGTGAGACACCTAATCACTGGGCCTCAAAGATGAGTCTAGATGAATGGTTGAGGCTAGGTAAGGTTCCAGGCATCTACGGTATTGACACAAGGGAGTTGACTAAGAGAATCAGGGTTCACGGAGTAATGATGGGCACATTAGAGGTCGCCGATAAACCATCAAGCGACGACGCGCTCCTTGAGTCGCTGCGTTCAAGCCAGCAGTACGGCGAAATCAACTTCGTCAAGGAGGTCTCAGTGAAGCAACCGGTAGAGTACGGTGCTGGAGGCAAGGTTGTAGTCCTGATTGACTGCGGAGTCAAGCTCAGCATAATACGTGAACTCCTTCAACGAGGAATGAAGGTGATCAGAGCCCCCTACAACATCTCGGCTGAAGAGGTTCTCAAGTATCATCCAGACGGGGTGCTGATAAGCAACGGGCCGGGCGATCCGAAGCGCTGCACAGAGACCATAAAAACTGTGCAGGATCTCTTCAGAAAAGATGTTCCGATGCTCGGAATCTGCCTAGGCACCCAGATCTTGGCGTTGGCGCTCGGAGGAGACACCTTTAAGCTAAAGTACGGTCACCGAGGTCAGAACAAACCCTGTGTAGTAGCGGAGGGCGGTCGACGAGGCTATGTTACAAGCCAGAATCACGGCTACGCGATTGATCCAAAGTCTCTATCAGGCACAGGTCTGCGTCCATGGTTCGTCAATGCCGATGATAAGACCGGTGAAGGACTGCGGCATGAGAACGGCCGCTGCATTTCGGTTCAATTCCACCCTGAAGCTTCACCAGGCCCATACGATACACGCTACGTTTTTGACGAGTTCAACAAGATTTTGAAGGAGGGTTCACTTTGA
- a CDS encoding multicopper oxidase domain-containing protein — translation MANTTLVIGVLMVAGAALIIIVPAVLILGLQPPMQVFGGAENLKPTVNITLYAKELTGKFGWGLSADNVTSPGPTLRFKVGDVVGITVHNEGVVPHAFAIVSGLDNPKVLFNSQVASPNDPIPPAGTKSGVFKVTEAGNFKYICTVSGHSVLGMSGDVVISK, via the coding sequence ATGGCTAACACTACACTGGTCATAGGTGTCCTGATGGTGGCAGGTGCGGCTTTGATTATCATCGTACCGGCTGTACTGATTCTTGGTCTTCAGCCACCGATGCAAGTGTTTGGAGGCGCTGAGAATCTTAAACCAACGGTGAACATCACGTTGTACGCGAAGGAGCTAACTGGGAAGTTCGGCTGGGGTCTTAGTGCCGACAACGTGACTTCGCCGGGTCCGACATTAAGGTTCAAGGTCGGCGATGTGGTTGGAATAACAGTGCATAACGAAGGGGTAGTGCCTCATGCATTCGCTATAGTCTCGGGCCTAGACAACCCTAAAGTGTTGTTTAACTCGCAGGTTGCGTCCCCGAATGATCCTATACCTCCGGCTGGAACCAAGAGCGGAGTGTTCAAGGTGACAGAAGCTGGTAATTTCAAGTACATCTGCACTGTATCAGGGCACAGCGTACTGGGCATGAGTGGAGACGTAGTAATAAGCAAATAG
- a CDS encoding cytochrome C oxidase subunit IV family protein, whose amino-acid sequence MDRATTLYVAVWGILVAFTIIEVITLLAPLTRTLIIAGVISLASVKAVAVVSVYQHLKDEPNSVRIFPLTLLILLIAFLLLALMIAMPTMVTQ is encoded by the coding sequence ATGGATAGAGCAACAACACTCTATGTGGCTGTTTGGGGCATCCTAGTAGCCTTCACCATAATAGAGGTCATCACTCTACTGGCGCCTCTGACCCGTACCCTCATCATCGCAGGCGTAATCTCATTAGCATCAGTTAAAGCCGTCGCAGTGGTCTCAGTCTATCAACATCTCAAAGACGAACCTAACTCAGTAAGGATATTTCCATTAACGCTGCTAATCCTGCTGATAGCGTTCCTTCTATTGGCATTAATGATCGCGATGCCTACCATGGTGACGCAGTAA